From the genome of Solidesulfovibrio carbinolicus, one region includes:
- a CDS encoding bifunctional nuclease family protein yields the protein MIEMKVFGLALDEESQVPVLILKDLDEKNALPIWIGAMEAMAISLALNDVELPRPMTHDLLLNMIHALDAHVVCVNLTELTEGTYYANVEVEVEGGIRRIDSRPSDAVALALRAKAPILVNEAVIDQVAKESKEASVVEFASDDSEKWTELLEKYDPNDTKYKM from the coding sequence ATGATTGAAATGAAAGTCTTCGGGCTGGCCCTGGACGAGGAGTCCCAAGTCCCGGTGCTCATCCTCAAGGACTTGGACGAAAAAAACGCCCTGCCCATCTGGATCGGGGCCATGGAAGCCATGGCCATCTCCCTGGCGCTTAATGACGTGGAACTGCCGCGTCCCATGACCCACGATCTCTTGCTCAACATGATCCATGCCCTGGACGCCCACGTGGTGTGCGTCAACCTGACCGAGCTTACCGAAGGCACGTATTACGCCAACGTCGAAGTGGAAGTGGAGGGCGGCATCCGCCGCATCGACAGCCGCCCGTCCGACGCCGTGGCCCTGGCGCTTCGAGCCAAGGCCCCGATCCTGGTCAACGAGGCTGTCATCGACCAGGTGGCCAAGGAGTCCAAGGAGGCCTCGGTGGTCGAGTTCGCCTCGGACGACTCGGAGAAGTGGACGGAATTGCTCGAAAAGTACGACCCAAACGACACCAAGTACAAGATGTGA
- the miaB gene encoding tRNA (N6-isopentenyl adenosine(37)-C2)-methylthiotransferase MiaB, which yields MKFHITTMGCQMNVGDGDWLARSLIAAGFTQAPEAEAECFILFTCSVRDKPEQKVVSEIGRIADRNRHNPNAFIAVGGCTAQQLGTTLWRRFPMVRLVFGTDGIAAAPRALARLAEEPQLRLSLLDFSEAYPERDQSWPDDKLPPKAFVSIMQGCDNYCSYCIVPFVRGRQKSRPLPSVIAECQSLASRGVREVTLLGQNVNSYGLDDAGDGASFAKLLDAVAAVPGIERIRFTTSHPKDLSDEVIERFAALPQLCPALHLPVQSGCDDILRRMGRRYDTAAYLTLVDKLRRACPDIALTSDFIVGFPGETRADFEATLELVRKVGFDSGFSFMYSDRPGTASEKLAPKILPEEKSARLAELQALLDERLAASLAARLGRREVVLIEGESRREGILGVTWRGRDPGGRVVNVALAEGTDHTGRLVAVRIVQAKKHSLVGEAEAEHD from the coding sequence ATGAAATTCCACATCACCACCATGGGCTGCCAGATGAACGTCGGCGACGGCGACTGGCTTGCCCGTTCCCTCATAGCGGCAGGCTTCACCCAGGCTCCCGAAGCGGAAGCCGAGTGTTTCATCCTTTTCACCTGCTCGGTGCGCGACAAGCCCGAACAGAAAGTCGTCAGCGAAATCGGCCGCATCGCCGACCGCAACCGGCATAATCCCAACGCCTTTATCGCCGTTGGCGGCTGCACCGCCCAGCAGCTCGGCACGACGCTGTGGCGGCGCTTTCCCATGGTGCGGCTTGTTTTCGGCACCGACGGCATCGCCGCCGCCCCCCGCGCCCTGGCCCGGTTGGCCGAGGAACCGCAACTGCGGCTTTCGCTGCTGGATTTTTCCGAAGCCTACCCCGAGCGCGACCAGTCCTGGCCCGACGACAAGCTGCCGCCCAAGGCCTTTGTCTCCATCATGCAGGGCTGCGACAATTATTGTTCCTATTGCATCGTGCCCTTTGTGCGCGGCCGGCAGAAATCGCGCCCCCTGCCCTCGGTCATCGCCGAATGCCAAAGCCTCGCTTCCCGGGGCGTGCGCGAGGTGACGCTGCTTGGCCAAAACGTCAACAGCTACGGCCTGGACGATGCCGGCGACGGCGCGAGCTTTGCCAAGCTCCTCGACGCCGTGGCCGCCGTGCCCGGCATCGAGCGCATCCGCTTCACCACTTCGCATCCCAAGGACCTAAGCGACGAGGTCATCGAACGCTTCGCCGCCCTGCCCCAGCTGTGCCCGGCGCTGCATCTGCCGGTGCAGTCCGGCTGCGACGATATCCTGCGGCGCATGGGCCGGCGCTACGACACCGCCGCGTATCTCACCCTGGTCGACAAGCTGCGCCGGGCCTGCCCGGACATCGCCCTGACCTCGGACTTCATCGTTGGCTTTCCGGGTGAAACCCGGGCCGACTTCGAGGCCACCCTCGAATTGGTGCGCAAGGTAGGATTTGATAGCGGCTTCTCCTTCATGTACTCTGACAGGCCAGGGACGGCTTCCGAGAAGCTTGCGCCCAAGATCCTGCCGGAGGAGAAATCGGCCCGTCTGGCCGAACTCCAGGCCCTTTTGGACGAACGGCTGGCCGCGTCCCTGGCCGCCCGGCTGGGTCGGCGGGAAGTCGTGCTCATCGAAGGGGAAAGCCGGCGCGAAGGAATCCTTGGCGTCACTTGGCGGGGCCGAGATCCCGGCGGACGGGTGGTCAACGTGGCCCTGGCCGAAGGGACGGACCACACGGGAAGGCTCGTGGCCGTGCGCATCGTCCAAGCCAAAAAGCACTCCCTGGTCGGGGAGGCGGAGGCCGAGCATGATTGA
- a CDS encoding radical SAM protein, giving the protein MDTVADAIADAAIFGADTVIVQAGIVDCFPRISSREDRERLNSLRPELRDVIRKFLRENRDAVLAEAGSVVYTSLETYRDSALQAAMLAQRLGLNIIFLSIVAHSDLEYATPGVMNNVEQYNNALREVCALTECAEYFDLTEFSKDKELLHDDLYHISPQGNARLALLMRNHLVRPASCASTGGQAEGKKLQAFVKARAEVLHVLGGVLAKAGHTARADAAEKAAAQTIIHFPSRRTGNIPTSAFIEITNHCNLNCTMCNTQMSKRMKGFMSPEVFDKVIARLQSVGIYRAALHTVGETLLHPNLGDLLGIARKRNFSVFFSTNGQLTGKLEKILPYYSGLFNSIRFSIDAATPETYALIRKGGKIERVWKSFQLIRDFNVAHGTNFGIVTNYILSDTNIGEIDSFIDHVSEFAPVDSMKFNLPNSLSPDPSFLKEIFSFHSLIYPTGYGCMLPFNTVAITFDGKVSLCCRDYDADLTIGSFLKDNPLGIWRGKQAEAIRQGVLGVGECPGLCAKCHNVSGSEISSMFIHNARALGLRDLGARLWSVLAAMAHDPYDLGGVRKACLNALS; this is encoded by the coding sequence ATGGACACCGTTGCGGACGCCATCGCCGATGCCGCGATTTTTGGCGCGGACACGGTCATCGTTCAGGCAGGCATCGTGGACTGTTTTCCGAGGATTTCGTCTCGGGAAGACAGAGAGCGCTTGAACAGTCTGCGGCCGGAACTGCGCGATGTCATCCGCAAGTTTCTTAGGGAAAACCGTGATGCCGTTCTCGCCGAGGCGGGGAGCGTGGTTTATACAAGTCTGGAGACGTATAGGGACAGCGCTCTTCAGGCTGCCATGTTGGCGCAACGCCTCGGCCTTAACATCATATTCTTGTCGATCGTTGCGCATAGCGACCTGGAATATGCCACTCCAGGCGTCATGAATAATGTCGAGCAGTATAATAATGCCTTGCGCGAAGTGTGCGCGCTGACGGAGTGCGCCGAATATTTTGATTTGACGGAATTTTCTAAAGACAAGGAGTTGCTGCACGACGATTTGTATCACATTAGCCCCCAAGGCAACGCGAGGCTGGCGCTGCTGATGCGAAACCATCTGGTGCGGCCCGCGTCCTGCGCCAGCACGGGAGGGCAGGCCGAAGGAAAGAAACTGCAGGCGTTCGTCAAGGCTCGGGCCGAGGTTTTGCACGTGCTCGGCGGCGTGCTGGCCAAGGCGGGGCACACCGCCCGCGCAGACGCCGCAGAAAAGGCCGCAGCCCAGACAATAATCCACTTTCCGAGCCGTAGGACAGGAAATATCCCGACCAGCGCCTTTATCGAGATTACTAATCATTGTAATCTAAATTGCACAATGTGCAACACGCAAATGTCGAAGCGAATGAAGGGATTCATGTCGCCTGAGGTATTTGATAAAGTTATTGCGAGGCTGCAGTCTGTTGGGATATATCGGGCGGCACTTCATACTGTTGGTGAAACTTTGCTGCATCCGAATCTTGGTGATCTACTTGGTATTGCCAGGAAACGAAATTTCAGCGTCTTCTTTAGCACTAATGGGCAGCTTACGGGGAAGCTGGAAAAGATTTTGCCGTATTACTCTGGGTTGTTTAACAGTATTCGATTTTCCATCGATGCGGCGACGCCGGAAACCTATGCGCTCATCCGAAAAGGTGGAAAAATTGAACGGGTGTGGAAGTCCTTTCAGCTCATCAGGGATTTCAATGTCGCCCATGGGACGAACTTTGGCATTGTTACGAATTATATTCTTTCGGATACGAATATTGGTGAGATCGACAGCTTTATTGATCACGTGAGCGAGTTTGCCCCTGTCGACAGCATGAAGTTCAATCTCCCGAATTCCTTGAGCCCCGATCCGTCGTTTCTCAAGGAAATCTTCTCCTTCCACAGTTTGATATACCCAACCGGCTATGGGTGCATGCTGCCGTTCAACACGGTCGCCATCACCTTTGACGGCAAGGTTTCGCTGTGCTGTCGGGACTATGACGCGGATTTGACGATTGGCTCTTTTCTCAAGGACAACCCGTTGGGGATTTGGCGAGGCAAACAGGCGGAAGCCATTCGCCAAGGGGTTCTTGGCGTTGGGGAATGCCCGGGACTCTGCGCCAAGTGCCACAATGTTTCTGGCTCCGAGATATCCTCCATGTTCATCCATAACGCCCGCGCGCTGGGGCTTCGGGATCTTGGTGCACGGTTGTGGAGCGTGCTTGCGGCCATGGCGCATGATCCATACGACCTCGGCGGCGTACGTAAGGCCTGCTTAAACGCCCTGTCCTGA
- the fumC gene encoding class II fumarate hydratase — MDHRIESDSMGDIAVPADKLWGAQTQRAIEYFTIGEERMPRELIRAYGILKKAAATVNRDQGRLPAELADMIVTACDEIVAHAHDAMFPLRVWVSGSGTQFNMNVNEVVSNRCCQLAGTPLGSKQPVHPNDHVNMAQSTNDNFPSAMYMAAAMGTVERLLPSAIKLRDVLAAKAEVWKDIVKIGRTHLQDATPLTLGQEFSGYVGLLSDAVRRIKAALGDVYALPLGGTAVGTGVNAAPGFAEAAIAAIATLTGLPFTPAANKFTVQGSHDALIHLSGALKTLAAALFKIASDVRLLACGPRAGLAELRLPANEPGSSIMPGKVNPTQCEALTMAAIQVMANDLAVTLGGAGGILEMNVYKPLIIHNVMQSIRLLADAMNNFRRFAVAGLEPDRRRIGELVGRSLMLVTALAPVIGYDKAAEIAHHAEQHDLTLKEASLDLGYVTAEEFDRVVVPSRMTGPYVARE, encoded by the coding sequence ATGGACCACCGCATCGAATCCGACAGCATGGGCGACATCGCCGTCCCGGCCGACAAACTCTGGGGCGCCCAGACCCAGCGCGCCATCGAATATTTCACCATCGGCGAGGAGCGGATGCCCCGGGAACTCATCCGGGCCTACGGCATCCTCAAAAAGGCCGCCGCCACGGTCAACCGCGACCAGGGGCGGCTGCCGGCCGAACTGGCCGACATGATCGTGACCGCATGCGACGAAATCGTCGCCCATGCCCACGACGCCATGTTTCCGCTGCGCGTGTGGGTCTCGGGCAGCGGCACCCAGTTCAACATGAACGTCAACGAGGTCGTGTCCAACCGCTGCTGCCAGCTGGCCGGCACGCCGCTGGGGTCCAAACAGCCCGTGCACCCCAACGACCACGTGAACATGGCCCAGTCCACCAACGACAATTTTCCCTCGGCCATGTATATGGCCGCCGCCATGGGCACGGTGGAGCGGCTTTTGCCCTCGGCCATCAAGCTGCGCGACGTGCTGGCCGCCAAGGCCGAAGTCTGGAAGGACATCGTCAAAATCGGCCGCACCCATCTCCAGGACGCCACGCCGTTGACGCTGGGCCAGGAATTCTCCGGCTACGTGGGACTGTTAAGCGACGCCGTGCGCCGCATCAAGGCGGCCCTTGGCGACGTCTATGCCCTGCCCCTGGGCGGTACGGCCGTGGGCACCGGCGTCAACGCCGCGCCGGGCTTTGCCGAGGCGGCCATCGCCGCCATCGCCACGCTGACCGGCCTGCCGTTTACGCCGGCCGCCAACAAATTCACGGTCCAGGGCAGCCACGATGCGCTTATCCACCTGTCCGGGGCGCTCAAGACCCTGGCGGCGGCGCTTTTCAAGATCGCCAGCGACGTTCGCCTCCTGGCCTGCGGCCCCCGGGCCGGGCTGGCCGAATTGCGCCTGCCGGCCAATGAACCCGGCTCATCGATCATGCCCGGCAAGGTCAACCCCACCCAGTGCGAGGCCCTGACCATGGCCGCGATCCAGGTCATGGCCAACGATCTGGCCGTGACCTTGGGCGGCGCGGGCGGCATTTTGGAGATGAACGTCTACAAGCCGCTTATTATCCACAACGTCATGCAGTCGATCCGGCTGCTGGCCGACGCCATGAACAACTTCCGCCGCTTCGCCGTGGCCGGGCTGGAGCCGGACCGGCGGCGCATCGGCGAGCTTGTGGGCCGCTCGCTCATGCTGGTCACGGCGTTGGCCCCGGTCATCGGCTACGACAAGGCGGCCGAGATCGCCCATCATGCCGAGCAGCATGATCTGACCCTCAAGGAAGCGTCCCTGGACCTCGGCTACGTCACGGCCGAGGAGTTCGACCGGGTGGTGGTCCCGTCGCGCATGACCGGGCCGTACGTGGCGCGGGAGTAG